In one Culex quinquefasciatus strain JHB chromosome 2, VPISU_Cqui_1.0_pri_paternal, whole genome shotgun sequence genomic region, the following are encoded:
- the LOC6043183 gene encoding mucin-5AC: MPSKQRRGTGDPRWSPQRCSSTSNDSSPSVTSRPSTSTASHALLLTSLTVFLSNLLSSAHGNPLNPFAPSLSLGRNLRHLPCVVRSTGQEGICMYALNCFKANGTHLGVCIDKIFFGSCCHVHDHSLLFQHEITDNSIDHNHSTGSHFQQHFPTIDTSKPAVLTGAVLPSTDLKNVTNFQLVSSSSTTSTTTHRTTTPKLNRRNSTATATTTKIELKDEVPSTTEYQEFTTFQYVQSSKNPTLTTVEPSRRTTTKTTTRRTPPRTTTTKPTKTRKPPPPPVSRNNTRKPTVQTTTPKVIITTLPEIRRNNTNTSWSLVTRRPTTSATTTTAATTTTTKKPTTTTSTTVRRTTVINRRPTTTPAAESSEETVFPTTSRKPTTPALVPLTRPTRRKPPTVSTTTTTEEPETTRAPRPRPRPTAEITTVPATSLDHLLDDLVTTTAQDTTSAETTTAAKTTRYPTTTVKVTEPTTPTPTPTTTSRRTTTTTRRTTTTPAPTTTTTRQTTTTSARPTTTKTTTTTTTTQEPTTTTSTTTTTTTTKKAPTTTTSTTTTTTTAAPPKTTTAAGRITPPADADYPPLETSQTENNLLDLEITAGPGLVTWTSIIDDLPSEKTSTLPSAGQAPAGPTTSNSWILIHTLTPEEVLSGTTKDSNHSSSVTNMSSSTTQSSSPPEPSASLIELALPTLLPQLLPEAAYIYTIDQETNQTGSPGDELIIHSQLASSSSLPSSTEDTTVTTTGSTTVEKVEDPSTTVAAGSTSSTASSTVEEPSTTEAVRTTSAAPSTTVVTTSSTTAEPSTTSTTVSTTSEQTTTSTSTAATEPSSSSTVTDTTTPTTTSTQFTSSVATQAQTSPSTSTTLASSTTTVAATTTTMTSTTPTTTTTTEQETSPATSTSAPEILIEILATTPATPKEPTTVEPDVTDSTTEEGSFEEGSGSEEESGEEESSSGESYETTTEPTDPTPILIDPDRFYNSTVAPLTTSTTPESTTFLTSSTLNLTSSLAEIASMFNITMTTTTASATTTTGMPVRFPDGNVTSSTTDGVTTEGPEGTTSAIPSLEGIDYRAVCGKRMFPEPRIVGGTKAAFGRWPWQISLRQWRTSTYLHKCGAALLNENWAITAAHCVDNVPPSDLLLRLGEYDLALEEEPYGYQERRVQIVASHPQFDPRTFEYDLALLRFYEPVVFQPNIIPVCVPDNDENHIGRTAFVTGWGRLYEDGPLPSVLQEVTVPVIENKICETMYRSAGYIEHIPHIFICAGWKKGGYDSCEGDSGGPMVIQRPDKRFLLAGVISWGIGCAEPNQPGVYTRISEFRDWINQILQF, encoded by the exons TGAGCCTTGGCCGCAACCTCCGACATCTGCCCTGCGTCGTGCGGAGTACGGGCCAGGAAGGCATCTGCATGTACGCCCTGAACTGCTTCAAGGCCAACGGAACCCATCTGGGGGTTTGCATCGACAAGATCTTCTTCGGGTCGTGCTGTCACGTCCAT GATCACAGTCTGCTGTTTCAGCACGAGATTACGGACAACAGTATAGACCACAACCATAGCACGGGGAGTCACTTCCAGCAACACTTCCCAACGATTGATACGAGCAAACCGGCGGTGCTAACCGGAGCTGTGCTTCCATCAACGGATCTTAAGAATGTCACCAACTTCCAGCTGGTCAGCAGCTCTTCAACGACATCGACGACTACGCATCGAACCACGACGCCGAAGTTGAATCGAAGAAATTCAACCGCTACGGCAACGACAACCAAGATCGAACTCAAGGATGAGGTACCGTCGACGACGGAGTACCAGGAGTTCACCACCTTCCAGTACGTCCAGAGCAGTAAGAACCCTACGCTGACCACGGTGGAGCCAAGTCGTCGAACGACTACCAAGACTACAACGCGGAGAACTCCGCCAAGAACCACGACTACGAAGCCGACCAAGACGAGGAAGCCTCCGCCACCTCCTGTAAGCAGGAACAACACGCGGAAACCAACGGTGCAAACCACTACTCCAAAGGTTATCATTACGACGTTGCCGGAAATCCGAAGGAACAATACCAATACCTCATGGTCATTGGTGACCCGAAGACCTACGACATCTGCGACCACCACGaccgcagcaacaacaacaacaaccaagaAACCGACCACTACAACCTCCACCACGGTTCGCCGAACCACGGTGATCAACCGGCGACCTACGACAACCCCTGCCGCCGAATCCTCGGAAGAAACGGTCTTCCCAACTACCTCGCGAAAACCCACCACGCCAGCCCTAGTCCCGCTGACCAGGCCGACCCGCCGCAAGCCTCCCACTGTGAGCACGACCACGACTACCGAAGAACCGGAAACTACGCGAGCTCCCCGACCACGCCCAAGACCTACGGCGGAGATCACTACGGTACCTGCCACCTCCCTCGATCACCTGCTGGACGACCTCGTCACGACAACCGCGCAGGATACGACCTCCGCCGAGACCACCACGGCTGCCAAGACTACCCGATATCCTACGACCACGGTCAAGGTCACCGAGCCAACGACGCCAACTCCAACGCCAACAACAACCTCCCGCCGAACTACAACGACGACTCGACGAACGACCACGACGCCAGCTCCCACAACGACAACGACTCGACAAACGACCACGACTTCAGCTCGACCAACCACAACCAAAACAACCACCACGACTACGACCACCCAAGAACCAACGACAACCACATCCACAACAACAACCACTACTACAACCAAGAAAGCCCCAACCACGACAACCtccaccacaacaacaacaacaaccgcaGCGCCGCCAAAGACTACGACGGCCGCCGGACGGATCACCCCACCGGCGGACGCCGACTACCCGCCGCTGGAGACGTCCCAGACGGAGAACAACCTGCTGGATCTGGAGATCACCGCCGGGCCCGGTTTAGTTACCTGGACCAGCATCATCGACGATCTGCCCAGCGAGAAGACGTCAACGCTGCCGTCGGCCGGACAGG CTCCAGCCGGTCCCACTACTTCCAACAGTTGGATACTGATTCATACACTAACCCCCGAAGAGGTGCTCAGCGGCACCACCAAGGACTCGAACCATTCGTCGTCAGTCACTAACATGAGCTCATCCACCACGCAATCATCCTCACCGCCGGAGCCGTCCGCTTCGCTGATAGAGCTGGCACTGCCAACGCTGCTGCCCCAGCTTCTGCCGGAGGCGGCCTACATCTACACCATCGACCAAGAAACTAACCAAACCGGGTCGCCCGGGGATGAACTCATTATTCACTCGCAACTCGCTTCCTCCTCCTCGCTTCCATCGTCCACAGAAGACACAACTGTCACAACCACGGGATCTACCACCGTCGAAAAGGTAGAGGATCCTAGCACGACTGTTGCTGCTGGCAGCACAAGCTCGACTGCGTCAAGTACGGTAGAGGAACCGAGTACTACGGAGGCTGTCAGGACGACAAGCGCTGCACCTAGTACGACAGTAGTCACCACTTCTAGTACTACAGCGGAACCTAGTACGACCTCCACTACCGTATCGACGACCAGCGAGCAAACGACCACTAGTACAAGTACCGCTGCTACTGAACCTAGCAGTAGCAGTACGGTCACTGACACTACTACACCAACAACGACAAGCACACAGTTTACTAGTAGTGTAGCCACACAGGCGCAGACTAGCCCATCCACTAGCACAACGCTTGCCAGTAGCACTACCACAGTCGCCGCTACCACTACCACTATGACCTCCACaaccccaacaacaacaacaaccacagaACAGGAGACGTCGCCGG CCACCTCAACGAGCGCCCCGGAAATCCTGATCGAAATCCTGGCCACAACACCAGCCACCCCCAAAGAACCTACCACCGTGGAACCCGACGTAACGGACAGCACCACCGAAGAGGGCAGCTTCGAGGAGGGCAGCGGCAGCGAGGAAGAATCCGGCGAGGAGGAATCCTCCTCAGGGGAAAGTTACGAAACCACCACCGAACCTACCGACCCCACCCCCATCCTGATCGACCCCGATCGGTTCTACAACTCCACCGTAGCCCCGCTCACAACCTCAACGACCCCGGAGTCGACCACGTTCCTAACTTCCTCCACCCTAAACCTGACCAGCTCGCTGGCGGAAATTGCGTCCATGTTCAACATTACGATGACCACGACGACGGCGAGTGCGACCACCACAACCGGGATGCCGGTGAGGTTCCCCGATGGTAACGTGACTAGCTCAACGACCGATGGCGTTACGACGGAGGGACCGGAAGGGACCACGTCGGCGATTCCGTCGCTGGAGGGAATTGACTACAGAGCTG TTTGCGGCAAGCGCATGTTCCCGGAACCTCGGATTGTCGGCGGCACGAAGGCGGCCTTCGGACGGTGGCCCTGGCAGATCTCGTTGCGCCAGTGGCGAACTTCGACCTACCTGCACAAGTGCGGCGCGGCGCTGCTGAACGAGAACTGGGCCATCACGGCGGCTCACTGCGTGGACAA TGTCCCCCCGTCGGACCTACTGCTGCGACTCGGCGAGTACGACCTGGCCCTGGAGGAAGAACCGTACGGTTACCAGGAACGGCGCGTCCAGATTGTGGCCTCCCATCCGCAGTTTGACCCGCGGACGTTCGAGTACGATTTGGCGCTGCTGAG GTTCTACGAGCCGGTGGTGTTCCAGCCAAATATCATTCCGGTTTGTGTACCGGACAACGACGAGAACCATATCGGACGGACGGCGTTCGTCACCGGGTGGGGACGGCTGTACGAGG aCGGCCCTCTGCCCAGCGTGCTGCAGGAGGTGACCGTACCGGTGATCGAGAACAAAATCTGCGAGACCATGTACCGCAGCGCGGGCTACATCGAACACATCCCGCACATCTTCATCTGCGCCGGCTGGAAAAAGGGCGGCTACGACTCCTGCGAAG GTGACTCCGGTGGCCCGATGGTGATCCAGCGGCCGGACAAGCGCTTCCTGCTGGCCGGCGTCATCTCCTGGGGCATTGGCTGCGCGGAACCGAACCAGCCGGGCGTGTACACGAGGATATCGGAGTTCCGGGACTGGATCAACCAGATACTGCAGTTCTAG